The sequence below is a genomic window from Leishmania braziliensis MHOM/BR/75/M2904 complete genome, chromosome 4.
CCTACAAGTACGACCTGGACCGAATGTTTGAGTGCCCCGACTTCTTCACGCTGGCCCAGGGTGGCGAGCACTACCTCAAGCTCTCCACCATGCCCTCGCACCGCGACTACTTCGTCTACGGCGCCTATCAGGCTGACCCGGTAACCGGCAAGTACGTCTTCGTCGAGGACCCCGAGCGCAGCTTCACCTTCGTCGACTACGGCCCGCTCTACGCCTCCAAGACGTTCTACGACCCCATTCTCAACCGCCGCACCATGTGGGGCTGGACCATGGATGAGCTGAGCGACACGCAGGTCCGCGCCAACGGCTGGTCCGGCGTGCAGAACATGCTGCGCACGGTAGTGTACGACACCGTCGAACAGAAGATCAAGACGCAGCCGGTGCCAGAGACCAAGGGCCTGCGCCTCCACAAGCTCGTCGACATGAAGGGCATCGCCGTCACCCAGACCCCAACGCAGATCGTCGCCAGCAACACCAACAACACGCTCTACCACGAGATCATCGCCCGCTTCACTCTAGCCGACCCCGCCACCTTCGCCGCCGACGCCACCTACGCCGACGACAGCGAGGTGCCAGAGGTGGGCGTAATGGTCCGTGCCAACGCGAGCCTCGGGCAGTACACCACCGTCTCCGTCCGCATGCCCACCGGCGGCCCCAGCCCCTCGGAGAGCACCCAGCAGCTGGAGACGTACCCCGCGATCAAGGTCTTCCCTACCCCCACagccgccagctgcagcgccgagTGCAACAAGATGCGCCTGTGCGAGTCCTACACCTTCAGGGAGAGCGACAAGAACTGCACGATGTACTGGAAGACCAACCCCATGGGCGCCAGTGCCGATgccaccagcggcaccgtGCGCGAGCCGCTGCTGTACCTTGGCCGCACCCAGTCCGGCACCATCGGCAACACTGCGCCCCTGCACGGCCGCGCGcccttcgccaccgccacaccCAACGGCTTCGAGCTTCACATCTTCGTCGACGACAGCGTGCTGGAGGTCTTCAAGGACGAGGGCCTCGAGACCCTCACCGGCCGCCTCTACATCGACAACGGTGCCGACACCACCGGCGTCGCCGTCTACGCGCGCAATGCCGGCACCGTCACCGTCGACATCGAGGTCTACACGATGGACACCATCTGGAAGGCGCCCACGCCCAACGCCGCCAGGAACTTCACCAATTCGCTCTACAACCTGCTCGACACGCTCATCGATGTCTAGGCCGGCTCACACGCATGCCCCCGAAacacgccccccctccccctcatccccctccctctcattccccccccccccgcccccttctctcccctatTCTTTTACGTTTTGTTGTTCATTCTCGTACGGCTTTCTCCTTCGCCCGCTGCCGTGGTGCGCCACCCTCCCGTTATCTCCTTGGGCTTGTGTGAAGGTGCGTGTAGCCCAGCGTGCTGAtggcggggaggagggatcGCCACCACTCCTCAGCTCGCAAGCGAAGCCGCCTGTACTCCTCATCTGTGTTAccttcctttcttcctctggGTGGTCGTATCGGTAGGCAAGTGGGCAGCGGCTCTCATGGCGTGCGTCGCCGCGGGACTCCCcacttccccctttccttccccctgTGGAGTCTTCCTCCGCCGGCGTTGGCCCACAACCCCTTCCTACTTGTcaacgcagctgcaccactgTAGATGCGTGGTGCATGCGCGGCTCGGGTGTCTGCCTactcgcctctccctccctcgtctctcgcttctccaccccctccccccacccccgcgcCGCGAGGCGGGCGGCGTGGCGAGCACTGGGctggagggggtggagaagCGATGCTGCGCCACTGGGTGGCAGCGCCCCTTTTCAACGGAAACTCCTGTTTTGCCAAGACGTTTGATTTCTTTACTTTTGACATCCAACGTGTGACGTGTCCGCCACCCGTCTGCCCAGGCAAGCAGTCCTGAGCAGTGATAGTAACTCGCTGTTAATGCACACCAGGTCAACCACAAGCGGGGCCGAAGCCCCAACCTcacccaccgcctcctcactGCAGCAACCGCGCCACAGttgcgccacacacacacacacacacacggcacgCTGATCGTGCGTGAGGACTGTGTGTCCCTTCCGGCACACAGCACCCACACAGCTACGGCGGCAAAGGCTCGCGCGCCGCTACGcaaccctccccccgctgtgcaccccctccccttcctcccgcCCCTGCCCTCTGCGCTCTCCGCACATCGCGCCGTCCCGccacacaccctctcccttaCGGACCCCCCATTTCGTTGTTCACTTTATCccccgcttcctcctcctcgtcgtgaCTGAGAGTCCCACGTGGCACGTCTCTCACCGCCTCGCTCCTCCGCTGCGTTGTGTTTTGCGCACCGTTTTATGTAGTGGAGAGCGGAAAAAAAACCGCATGGGGTCGAGGCACACTCCTACCAGCGCGCGGCATCTCTCTCGCCTCAGCACACCcccatcctctctctctctttgtggaaaagccaagcagcctcacctcttcctctccctgccaacGCGGGGCCACTTCTGGCGCTGAGAGGGTCACGTGCCTAAGACGTtggggaggtggagcgaAGTGTCGCTGCTAATGGAAGTCGCAGGGCcctcggcagcgccgtgtcagagcgacctgcgacagtgaaccCGTCTGCGTCATCTCTATAATGGCCAGAGTGGTTGTTAGTGTGACCTGAATGCATCTTACCCATTCCTCACTGCGCTACTGGTATGAGGAGCCTACGCCAACCCGTGTTATGCTCCACGTGGTGGCCGATctgacgacagcggcggtgaagcGACTTGCGGAGCGGGAGATGAGCGGGCTTTGAGGCAGAGGCCGAGCTCAGGGTGTTGAGTCGGCGCATCGCTGCAATGTTTGTGTGATTACGACTGCTTGCGCACCGCACGGTGCGCCCTGTGGCAAGGCGGGGGGAAAGTGATGGTGTTAGGCGTCTATTACGTGTGTGGCAGAGAGCAGACAcgtgggaaggggggaggggctcgAGAGTTGGTCGGCGCGCGGGTTACTTTTTGGGCTGCGGTGGATggggtgccgccgctgcctgcgtgAACCCCAGGAGTGCGGtctacgtgtgtgcgttccCCAGCAGCACACTCGATGTCATCTACCCCTCGTTTCGCCTGATTGATACGCCAAGGGGGTTCTGCGATAGGgtaccccttcccccacgACGTCCTCGCCTCCATCCCttccactccccctccccttcctcttcctccctaCAGAAATGTACGAGCACACTATATGCAGCTCTCTTACACATCACCATCTCTTGCGCCGTTGGTgtttctcctgctcctctAAGAAGCAGAAGGGCGTCAGCGCCGTGCGGCTGTGTTGCTGAGTGCGGCTGGTAGTTAGAAGAAGGGtcgcgaggggggaggtgctacggaggaaagggaaaaagggcGACTGCTGAAggtggtgcgcgtgtgatGCTGAAGTATAGCGCCTTCCTACCATCCCGTACCCTCGAACCTCTCTGAGGGCCTTTACAATCCACCAACCCACTTTGACCCCCTTCGGCGCTTTACAGCTcctcgcctccacccccctccccctccccctctctctctctctctggtgtTTTATCTCCCTCTGCGAAGAACCACGCAGCGACGACTCCTCTTCATGTTCGTACGTGTCCTCAACACCGTGGCGGTAAGAACGCCAACCGGCGGCGCGCTGGCAGCACTGCaacgccgcggcgccgcgtcaaAGAAGGCGTCAGCAACTCTGAGCAGCCCTGCGCAAGCATCGAATCACACGGTGCAGTCGTCTTCGTCGACGGGGCCGTGCACTATCATCGCGAACGCCGCAGCGCAGTTCAGCGGCACCCACCTAGACGTTGCCTGGACGCGGCAGTTCGTCCTTGgctctctgctgcagcgctatGACCCTCTGCGATACGCACCGTCCTCGACCACTGCGCGGGTGGTCGAGTCGGCCTTGTTGGAGTCGCAGCGACTCCTTAGCTCAATCTGGAAGCTACCGGTGCGACCCCTTGACGCCGTGAGTGAGACACGCATCCTTCGGCTACTGGCCCGCTACGCTGCCGGCGAAGGTATCCTCTCCGACACGGCTCTAGAGATTCTGCAACAAGTCTTGGTACGCCTCCCTGGTGCCCCGAAGTGCATCTCCGACCCCGTTCACATGCGCACTCTGCTGGAACTCATCGGGTACGTTGAGCCTGGCGACAATCTCAACCGGGTCGCGTACGCTGGGGAGCTGCACTACCCTCCGCAAGCACACGCCTTCATGGCGGAGTTGCTAGTAGAGGGCCGAcagcgcgacggcggcgacgccttCGATGCCATACGCGAGCGCCGAGCGGGGCCGGGGTACGCCATCGACTCCGCCACAACGAGCGAGGTCGACGATGCCATCGGCGTCTGCGTGGATGCGGCAACGGGTGCGAAGTACTTTGTCGTATACGTCTCCGATGCAACCGTCTACTGCCCCTTTGACAGCACCCTCGAGCAGTTGACAGCACGGCGGCTGACGACCACCACCTACCTGCCGGAGGGCGTCTTCTTCATGCTCCCAAAACCTATCGTCGAGGCCGCCACGTTGCGCGAGGACCGTCCGTGTCGCACGTTCAATGTCGTCTTCCAGATCGATGAGACCACCGGTGAAGTGAAGAACTACTCAGTCGCCGTGGGATGGTTGGATCAGCTGCGGCGCATCACATACGATCAGCTACAGGAAATGATCAGCAAGGAGGAAGACAGGGAGGTGCCCACGGAAGGCAGCGGCCCCACCGTCATGGGGGTTGGACACGTCAAGGATGCGCCGTCCTCGTCACCTCTCTTGACTGAGTGCATCGACAGCGCGCATCCCCCGCCGACATGGATGACGCGTGAAGACAAGGACAACCTCTTTTACATTATGCACTGCGCACGTCTTCGGCTGCGCACTCGACtagagcggcagcagcgacagcaacgcCAGTGCGGGCCCGGGAGCAAGGAcggtggaggggaggtggcggcgccgccaccggtgGACTTCAGTCTGCCCGACCCCCTCATTAAAGTCAAGGGCACCGAGGTACTCTCCGTCAGTGATCAGGTCATCTCCACCCAAGACGCTCGCCTCGCTGTGGCGGAGCTGATGATCGCCGCCAACGAGGTGTGCTCACGCATTGCACAGGCTAACCACATTACAGTGCCGTTCCGCGGCACTCGTGCCCTCTCCAGCGATCATCTCGTGGCGCGCTACTACACAGAGCCTGAAGGTGTGCAGACACTAACGTCGCTGGACGCCTCGCACATCTTCCTGGCCGAAGCCATGCAGTCCTCCGTGCGTCGTCTCAGCACTGTGACACGTGCCATCTACCATCACGTCCCTCTGCACCACGCTGGGCTCGACACAACCTTCTACACCCACAGCACAAGTCCACTGCGTCGATATCCCGACATGCTCGTACACCATCAGCTCAAGACGTGGCtttggcagcagcgccgcggtggcggcagtaGTGGTAAGGCCCGCGCTgtctccacctccgccgcaccTCAGGAATTCATCCCCGAGTACGCCAtggcctctctctgcgcaaTGATCAGCACGAAGCAGGAGCGCGCCAGTCTCCTGCAagacagcagcacgcgcttTTGGATTTT
It includes:
- a CDS encoding putative beta-fructofuranosidase → MTAALVRRRVILLLVAVAMIAAAAVAMDGVPYEPIYHIRPPKNWINDPNGPYRDPVTGKIHLYMQYNPNGPLWGDIAWYHVTSEDYVKWTRPESPVAMWADRWYDRWGVYSGTMMNNNYSEPVIVYTCTEPENIQRQCIANPPKSDLHGKRTLDTLVKSPLNAIMSEDMIPGLVALENFRDPTEWWLDPTHPNRWLIGFVARIKDSEGDNAHVILFSTEDPSFQSGYSFSHSLYTYKYDLDRMFECPDFFTLAQGGEHYLKLSTMPSHRDYFVYGAYQADPVTGKYVFVEDPERSFTFVDYGPLYASKTFYDPILNRRTMWGWTMDELSDTQVRANGWSGVQNMLRTVVYDTVEQKIKTQPVPETKGLRLHKLVDMKGIAVTQTPTQIVASNTNNTLYHEIIARFTLADPATFAADATYADDSEVPEVGVMVRANASLGQYTTVSVRMPTGGPSPSESTQQLETYPAIKVFPTPTAASCSAECNKMRLCESYTFRESDKNCTMYWKTNPMGASADATSGTVREPLLYLGRTQSGTIGNTAPLHGRAPFATATPNGFELHIFVDDSVLEVFKDEGLETLTGRLYIDNGADTTGVAVYARNAGTVTVDIEVYTMDTIWKAPTPNAARNFTNSLYNLLDTLIDV
- a CDS encoding putative mitochondrial exoribonuclease DSS-1 — encoded protein: MFVRVLNTVAVRTPTGGALAALQRRGAASKKASATLSSPAQASNHTVQSSSSTGPCTIIANAAAQFSGTHLDVAWTRQFVLGSLLQRYDPLRYAPSSTTARVVESALLESQRLLSSIWKLPVRPLDAVSETRILRLLARYAAGEGILSDTALEILQQVLVRLPGAPKCISDPVHMRTLLELIGYVEPGDNLNRVAYAGELHYPPQAHAFMAELLVEGRQRDGGDAFDAIRERRAGPGYAIDSATTSEVDDAIGVCVDAATGAKYFVVYVSDATVYCPFDSTLEQLTARRLTTTTYLPEGVFFMLPKPIVEAATLREDRPCRTFNVVFQIDETTGEVKNYSVAVGWLDQLRRITYDQLQEMISKEEDREVPTEGSGPTVMGVGHVKDAPSSSPLLTECIDSAHPPPTWMTREDKDNLFYIMHCARLRLRTRLERQQRQQRQCGPGSKDGGGEVAAPPPVDFSLPDPLIKVKGTEVLSVSDQVISTQDARLAVAELMIAANEVCSRIAQANHITVPFRGTRALSSDHLVARYYTEPEGVQTLTSLDASHIFLAEAMQSSVRRLSTVTRAIYHHVPLHHAGLDTTFYTHSTSPLRRYPDMLVHHQLKTWLWQQRRGGGSSGKARAVSTSAAPQEFIPEYAMASLCAMISTKQERASLLQDSSTRFWILRYLEHLERASADAAAAAAATRDGSNGDSPHKRSYVCLVGETRRVVAAPAYTRFACSSAELSQLLSLPLTSASTTSSTVRRPASLQVDAVARWRQETPEFTYVSDVYIPEVQLAHTIAHHLDSVRVGAVLECHIARVQPTQGLLELVIDRVLPGGDERHYERLWMGGFVSQLDA